The sequence GCATGCCATCGCCGTCATGAAAGAAGTGGGCATCGACATCTCGGCGCATGCCTCCAAGCATGTTGACGACCTCGACGAGCCGTTTGATTACGTGATCACGGTGTGCGACCATGCCCGCGAGGTGTGTCCGTATGTACCGGCACGCGTGAAGAACCTGCACCACAGCTTTCCCGACCCGTCGGCAGCGACCGGAACTGAGGCAGACCAGCAGGCCGTCTTTCGGGCCGTGCGGGATGCGATAGGCGCATGGATTGATGAACGTCTCATCCCGCAACTGCAGGAATAGTGCGTTGCCGAAGGTATGGCCACAGGCCATTCCAAAATCATTTTTC comes from Salisaeta longa DSM 21114 and encodes:
- a CDS encoding arsenate reductase ArsC, whose amino-acid sequence is MPDDRPHVLFVCTHNAARSQMAEGWMRHHHGNRVRVSSAGVERSYVRPHAIAVMKEVGIDISAHASKHVDDLDEPFDYVITVCDHAREVCPYVPARVKNLHHSFPDPSAATGTEADQQAVFRAVRDAIGAWIDERLIPQLQE